A single window of Eucalyptus grandis isolate ANBG69807.140 chromosome 1, ASM1654582v1, whole genome shotgun sequence DNA harbors:
- the LOC104452584 gene encoding LOW QUALITY PROTEIN: polygalacturonase (The sequence of the model RefSeq protein was modified relative to this genomic sequence to represent the inferred CDS: inserted 7 bases in 5 codons; deleted 4 bases in 3 codons) encodes MAKSFLVINSSINSWLLLVSFFLIVATSLKQSEAASYNVLSYGRRGPRRTDSTMAFQRAWSSACGSAVPPVYVPAGNFVLNXVVFTGPCKNRILFSNRGDSNSSVKLLEFGNSGYWILFNKVTRVTVHGGTLNARGSGYWACKSSGKSCPVGSQSISLEGSSNVVISGITSXNSQNIHIAIDNCVNVLIQNVKIRAPSQSPNTDGIHISSSTGVTIASSSFMTGDDCISIGXGSKNVWIQRVACGPGHGISVGSLAENANEEGVENVTVXQAVFTGTQNGVRIKSWGKPSTGFARTISFRNIIMKMCLTPIIIDQNYCPSNTNCPNQNSGVKISRVTYKNIXGTSATPVAMNFVCSPTNPCSGIALQNIELKYLTVQATSYCKNAGGSSRGIVVTRTSSG; translated from the exons ATGGCAAAGTCGTTCCTCGTGATTAATAGCTCCATAAATTCATGGCTTCTCTTAGTATCATTCTTTCTCATTGTGGCCACATCTCTAAAACAATCGGAAGCAGCCTCGTATAATGTGCTGAGCTACGGGCGAAGG GGACCCAGGAGGACTGACTCGACCATGGCATTCCAAAGAGCGTGGTCGTCGGCCTGTGGCTCGGCCGTGCCGCCGGTCTATGTCCCCGCAGGAAACTTCGTGCTGA TGGTGGTGTTCACTGGACCGTGCAAGAATAGGATCTTGTTTTCTAATCGCGGGGACTCTAATAGCTCCGTCAAATTACTGGAGTTTGGGAATTCGGGGTATTGGATATTGTTCAATAAGGTAACGAGGGTTACGGTTCATGGAGGGACTCTTAATGCACGAGGTTCTGGTTACTGGGCTTGCAAGAGTTCTGGCAAGAGTTGCCCCGTGGGGAGC CAGTCAATATCGTTGGAAGGGTCGAGCAATGTCGTGATCAGTGGCATAACATC GAACAGCCAGAATATTCACATCGCGATTGACAACTGCGTGAATGTGCTTATCCAGAACGTGAAGATAAGAGCACCATCGCAAAGCCCCAATACTGACGGCATCCACATCAGTTCTTCCACTGGAGTAACcattgcctcctcctccttcatgaCCGGTGACGACTGCATCTCCATTG CAGGCTCCAAGAATGTCTGGATCCAGCGTGTT GCGTGTGGCCCCGGGCACGGCATCAG TGTTGGAAGTCTGGCAGAGAATGCGAATGAAGAAGGAGTTGAGAATGTGACAGT ACAGGCAGTTTTCACAGGAACTCAGAATGGAGTGAGGATCAAATCATGGGGAAAGCCAAGCACTGGATTTGCTAGAACCATTTCTTTC AGGAACATCATCATGAAAATGTGTTTAACCCCCATCATCATAGACCAAAATTACTGTCCAAGCAACACAAATTGCCCTAATCAG AATTCAGGTGTGAAGATTAGCCGAGTTACATACAAGAACA AAGGAACCTCGGCCACACCAGTTGCTATGAACTTCGTCTGTAGCCCAACAAATCCGTGCTCAGGCATTGCATTACAGAACATAGAACTCAAGTACCTTACTGTACAAGCCACTTCTTACTGTAAGAATGCTGGAGGCAGCAGCAGAGGAATAGTT GTAACCAGAACTTCTTCTGGCTAA